In Ornithinibacter aureus, the genomic stretch CGCCCGCAGCGCCGCCGGCAACGAATCCCCCTGGCTGTCGGCGTGTTCCATGACGAGCACCCCACCCTCGCGCAGCAGCACCGCGGCCCGGGCAGCGACCGCCAGCGGGATCGCCAGGCCGTCCGCCGACCCGCCGTAGAGCGCGAGGTCAGGGTCGTGGTCACGCACCTCCGGATCGACCGGCACGGCACCCACGGGAATGTACGGCGGGTTGCTGACGACCACGTCGACCTGACCCTCGAGGTCGTCGAAGGCCGTCGTGGCGTCACCGAGGCGCACGTCGACCTCGAGCCCGAGGTGGTCGCGGTTGGCCAGCGCCCACCCGTGGGCGAGGTCGGACAGCTCGACCGCGAGCACCGCGGCTGCGGGAAGCTCGTCCTTGACCGCCAGCGCGATGGCCCCCGAACCGGTGCACAGGTCGACGACGACCACGCCGTCACCCCCGTGGCCCATGGCGGATGCCGCGTCGATCGCGAGCCCGGCGCTCACCTCGGTCTCGGGTCTGGGGACGAACACGCCGGGCCCGACGGCGAGGGTGAGCCGCC encodes the following:
- the prmC gene encoding peptide chain release factor N(5)-glutamine methyltransferase gives rise to the protein MSDLHTAVREASARLEGAGIRSPETDAVELAAFALRTTAGDVRRAMVLRTTPDAGFAAAFEALVSERLTRVPLQHLTGRAHFRRLTLAVGPGVFVPRPETEVSAGLAIDAASAMGHGGDGVVVVDLCTGSGAIALAVKDELPAAAVLAVELSDLAHGWALANRDHLGLEVDVRLGDATTAFDDLEGQVDVVVSNPPYIPVGAVPVDPEVRDHDPDLALYGGSADGLAIPLAVAARAAVLLREGGVLVMEHADSQGDSLPAALRATGLWADVVDHADLTGRPRATVALRAEPTG